A stretch of the Chlorobiota bacterium genome encodes the following:
- a CDS encoding DUF721 domain-containing protein: MTESIGSAIKEWLRKNNLEQKVAQESVPLYWKEIVGEILAKNTEVEKIENGKMFLKTQNSTWRTEIIIRSEEIRKKVNIHFGSEVILEIIVR; the protein is encoded by the coding sequence ATGACTGAATCAATTGGATCAGCTATAAAAGAATGGTTAAGAAAAAATAACTTGGAACAAAAAGTTGCTCAAGAATCTGTTCCACTTTATTGGAAAGAAATAGTTGGGGAAATTTTAGCTAAGAATACAGAGGTTGAAAAAATTGAAAATGGGAAAATGTTTTTAAAAACTCAGAATTCAACTTGGAGAACAGAAATTATAATAAGAAGTGAAGAAATTAGAAAAAAAGTTAACATTCATTTTGGTAGTGAAGTTATTTTAGAAATTATTGTTAGATAG
- the dnaN gene encoding DNA polymerase III subunit beta, whose amino-acid sequence MKFSISIKDLQSALGRISNAIPQRSPITILENIKMELFGNSLSLTATDLEITTITKIDVSGIEDGSALFPGKKFIDTVRALDLGEVEISVDNSNYRINIKTENGSYKLSGLNSDEFPRQTEFVSNVNVEFPMQKLSSIIDKTTFACSTDDFRPAMTGVLFQFKGDSICAVATDGFRLVRIIDKEVQTGSNAPDIIIPPKALNIVNKSFISDNVVIDANSTHVKFSDGITTVIARLIDETYPDYSSVIPPDGDKKLLINRDSILSTIRRVSIYSHQQTKQVRFKADSNILYIKAEDSDTGGEANESLTCDYSNELIEIGFNSQYVKDALDRVNVNNVEFTFTTPLRPALIAPTEQNGQDILMLLMPIRLNN is encoded by the coding sequence ATGAAATTTTCTATATCAATAAAAGACCTACAGAGTGCATTAGGGCGTATTTCTAATGCAATTCCACAACGATCTCCAATTACAATTTTAGAGAACATAAAAATGGAATTATTTGGTAATTCTTTAAGTTTAACTGCAACTGATTTGGAGATTACAACAATAACTAAAATCGATGTTTCAGGAATTGAAGATGGGTCTGCACTTTTTCCTGGAAAAAAGTTTATAGATACAGTTAGAGCATTAGATTTGGGAGAAGTTGAAATTTCTGTTGATAACTCTAATTATAGAATTAATATCAAAACTGAAAATGGAAGTTATAAATTGTCTGGATTAAATTCAGATGAATTTCCAAGACAAACAGAATTTGTTTCTAATGTTAATGTAGAGTTTCCTATGCAAAAGTTAAGTAGTATTATTGATAAAACAACCTTTGCTTGTTCAACTGATGATTTCCGACCAGCAATGACTGGTGTCCTTTTCCAGTTTAAGGGGGATTCCATTTGTGCAGTAGCAACAGATGGTTTCAGATTAGTTAGAATTATAGATAAAGAAGTTCAAACAGGTTCAAATGCACCTGATATTATAATTCCTCCAAAAGCATTGAATATTGTAAACAAATCTTTTATTTCTGATAATGTAGTTATCGATGCAAATTCTACTCATGTTAAATTTTCAGATGGAATAACAACTGTTATTGCAAGGTTAATTGACGAAACATATCCTGATTATTCAAGTGTTATTCCTCCAGATGGAGACAAGAAATTGCTGATAAACCGAGACTCTATACTTTCAACAATTCGTAGAGTTAGTATTTATTCTCATCAACAAACTAAGCAAGTTAGATTTAAAGCTGATAGCAATATCCTTTACATAAAAGCAGAAGACTCTGATACTGGTGGTGAAGCAAATGAATCATTAACATGTGATTATTCAAATGAGTTAATTGAAATTGGTTTTAATTCACAATATGTAAAAGATGCATTAGACAGAGTTAATGTAAATAATGTTGAATTTACTTTTACTACTCCTTTGCGTCCTGCTTTAATAGCTCCAACTGAACAAAATGGTCAAGATATACTAATGTTATTAATGCCTATAAGATTAAATAACTAA
- a CDS encoding glycoside hydrolase has translation MLVSCSFQKDSEVSNYPIVRIQDSNFFNGISYVAPVVSLNQNSLIDAVNINSNSVCFMPFAYTKDNSPNLKNNSFWQWYGEKPEGIINCIDIAQKMNMKIMIKPQIWIGNGSFTGEFKLMDDNDWSLFEKNYLDYILIYAKICNDKKVDILCIGTELKCFVNNRVEFWNSLIDSVRKIYSGKLIYAANWDESLKVPFWNKLDFIGIDAYYPLSKSKTPEVNELMNNWVQYETKIDSLSTKFNKKIIFTEYGYRSMDNNCDKPWQIEQSPNANNFAQENAYLAIYKTFWKKKYFAGGFIWKWYDNLEQSDLDIKTDFTPQNKSVINTIKSFYKN, from the coding sequence ATGTTGGTTTCTTGTAGTTTTCAGAAAGATTCCGAAGTTAGTAATTACCCAATTGTTAGAATTCAAGATTCAAATTTTTTTAATGGAATAAGTTATGTTGCTCCTGTTGTCAGTTTGAACCAAAATTCATTAATTGATGCAGTTAATATAAATTCAAACTCAGTTTGTTTTATGCCTTTTGCTTATACTAAAGATAATTCTCCTAACCTCAAAAATAACTCATTTTGGCAATGGTATGGTGAAAAACCAGAAGGTATTATTAATTGTATTGATATTGCTCAGAAAATGAATATGAAAATAATGATAAAACCTCAAATATGGATTGGGAATGGCTCATTTACAGGCGAATTTAAATTGATGGATGATAATGATTGGTCATTATTTGAAAAAAATTATTTAGATTATATTCTTATATACGCTAAAATATGTAATGATAAAAAAGTAGATATTTTATGTATTGGAACTGAATTAAAATGTTTTGTAAATAATAGAGTTGAATTTTGGAATAGTTTAATTGATTCTGTTAGAAAAATTTATTCTGGTAAATTAATTTATGCAGCAAATTGGGATGAATCTTTAAAAGTACCATTTTGGAATAAACTAGATTTTATTGGTATTGATGCTTATTATCCATTATCGAAATCTAAAACTCCTGAAGTAAATGAACTTATGAATAACTGGGTTCAATATGAAACCAAAATAGATTCACTTTCAACAAAATTCAACAAGAAAATTATATTTACCGAATATGGTTATAGAAGTATGGATAATAATTGTGATAAACCTTGGCAAATTGAACAAAGTCCGAATGCAAATAATTTCGCTCAAGAAAATGCTTATTTAGCAATTTATAAAACTTTTTGGAAAAAAAAATACTTTGCTGGAGGTTTTATTTGGAAATGGTATGATAATTTAGAACAAAGTGATTTAGATATTAAAACTGATTTTACCCCTCAAAATAAATCTGTAATAAATACAATTAAATCATTCTACAAAAATTAA
- the recF gene encoding DNA replication and repair protein RecF (All proteins in this family for which functions are known are DNA-binding proteins that assist the filamentation of RecA onto DNA for the initiation of recombination or recombinational repair.) — MRVTRLAFSNIRNHYTSQVFPVDNVNIFTGLNGEGKTSILEAITLCTLTRSFADPYEQNIIRSGEKKIEAILEFQTDLGVKRKIEVLYDTAQGKTIWLDGEKVSSAASIIGVAPTIVLSPDLKIITNGAPSERRRFIDIVISQAKRSYLDTLIDYRRVLKHRNALLIDSVKNNKTIPDILLEPFDEMLINLSAKLMFERALFIAEFEIVFTKTVLELSNNNDIVELKYSPNSVHKPLPLIDDYRDALWLKSKQIKKEELRRGATLFGAHRDELKIKINGLEARLSASQGQHKTLITAMKIAEFRFLSSKLGETPIILLDDIFSELDEERSEKVFHATHSLAQIFITTVSIKNIPFYSNIESGIINVKNGEVSLNEFV; from the coding sequence ATGAGAGTTACTCGTTTAGCATTTTCAAACATTCGAAATCATTATACTTCACAAGTTTTTCCTGTAGATAATGTAAATATTTTTACTGGATTAAATGGAGAAGGTAAGACTTCAATTTTGGAAGCCATTACATTGTGTACACTCACCAGATCGTTTGCAGATCCATATGAACAGAATATTATTAGAAGTGGTGAAAAAAAAATTGAAGCTATATTAGAGTTTCAAACTGACTTAGGAGTTAAAAGAAAAATTGAAGTTTTATATGATACAGCCCAGGGGAAAACAATTTGGTTGGATGGTGAAAAAGTTAGCTCAGCTGCATCAATTATAGGTGTTGCTCCAACAATTGTTTTATCTCCAGATTTAAAGATAATCACTAATGGAGCACCATCTGAAAGAAGAAGATTTATAGATATTGTTATATCACAAGCTAAAAGAAGTTACTTAGATACACTAATTGATTATAGAAGAGTATTAAAACATAGGAATGCTCTTTTAATTGATTCAGTTAAAAATAACAAAACTATACCAGATATTTTGTTAGAACCATTCGACGAGATGCTAATAAATTTATCTGCAAAGTTAATGTTTGAAAGAGCATTATTTATAGCTGAATTCGAGATTGTTTTTACCAAAACAGTTTTAGAATTATCAAATAATAATGATATTGTAGAATTAAAATATTCCCCTAATTCAGTTCACAAACCTTTACCATTAATCGATGATTATCGTGATGCATTATGGTTAAAAAGTAAACAGATTAAAAAAGAAGAATTAAGAAGGGGAGCAACATTGTTTGGAGCTCATAGAGATGAATTGAAGATCAAGATTAATGGCTTAGAAGCTCGTCTTTCAGCTAGTCAAGGTCAACATAAAACTTTAATTACTGCTATGAAAATTGCTGAATTTAGATTCTTATCGAGCAAACTTGGGGAAACACCTATTATATTGTTAGATGATATTTTTAGTGAATTAGATGAGGAACGCTCTGAAAAGGTTTTTCATGCAACTCATTCATTAGCACAAATATTTATTACAACTGTTTCAATTAAAAATATTCCATTTTATAGTAACATAGAATCAGGGATAATAAATGTAAAAAATGGAGAGGTTAGTTTGAATGAGTTTGTTTGA
- the gyrB gene encoding DNA topoisomerase (ATP-hydrolyzing) subunit B, with amino-acid sequence MDILENKQPNSYSESSIKVLEGLEAVRLRPAMYIGDVGSRGLHHLVYEVVDNSIDEALAGRCDKIEIILHKDNSVSVSDNGSGIPVGIHPEKQVSALQVVMTILHAGGKFDKDSYKVSGGLHGVGVSCVNALSEKMITTVKRDGKLYQQEYSCGIPLGDVKQIGVLDNINDTGTSQRFYPDTTIFKTNIYKWDILAERMRELAFLNPKVSIKMTDEREDGFEEVYHYVDGLIGFVAYIDTQRTAITKAVLISGERDNVVVEVCFQYNSSYSENVFSYVNNINTREGGTHVSGFRSSLTRTLNAYATKNKLIKNDKLSLTGDDFKEGLTCVISIKVPEPQFEGQTKTKLGNGEVEGIVRSIFSEQLNQYLEENPKSGKAIIEKVFMAAEAREAARKSRDLVRRKSALESSTLPGKLADCSIEDPDFCEIYLVEGDSAGGSAKGARDRRSQAILPLRGKVLNVQKSRLSRILENEEIRNIFTAIGAGFGETLDITKVRYGKIIIMADADVDGLHIRTLLLTLFFNYMREIVDAGKIYLAMPPLYKIKKGKQERYAFDDKERDEILALFRKDTKVKVEDNENEDSNEEGVEEIGRTRDGIVISRFKGLGEMNPDQLWATTMNPEARTLQQVNIESAQAAAHWFETLMGDAVEPRRQFIERNAKYVKNLDV; translated from the coding sequence ATGGATATTCTTGAAAACAAACAACCTAATTCTTATTCTGAATCGAGTATAAAAGTACTTGAAGGGTTAGAAGCTGTGCGTTTACGACCAGCAATGTATATAGGTGATGTTGGATCTCGTGGTCTTCATCATTTAGTATATGAAGTTGTAGATAATTCTATTGATGAAGCTTTGGCTGGTAGGTGTGATAAAATTGAAATTATTTTACATAAAGACAATTCAGTTTCTGTTTCAGATAATGGATCTGGGATTCCAGTAGGAATTCATCCTGAAAAGCAAGTATCTGCTCTTCAAGTAGTAATGACAATACTTCATGCTGGAGGAAAATTTGATAAGGATTCATATAAGGTTTCAGGTGGATTGCATGGAGTAGGTGTTTCATGTGTAAATGCATTATCTGAAAAAATGATTACCACAGTTAAAAGAGATGGAAAATTATATCAACAAGAATATTCATGTGGAATTCCTTTAGGTGATGTAAAGCAAATTGGAGTATTAGATAACATAAATGATACTGGTACTTCACAAAGATTTTATCCCGATACAACTATATTCAAAACTAATATTTATAAGTGGGATATCTTAGCTGAAAGAATGAGAGAACTTGCTTTTCTTAATCCAAAAGTTAGTATAAAAATGACTGATGAAAGGGAAGATGGTTTTGAAGAAGTATATCATTATGTTGATGGTTTGATAGGATTTGTAGCTTATATTGATACTCAAAGAACTGCAATTACAAAAGCAGTTTTAATATCAGGTGAAAGAGATAATGTAGTTGTTGAAGTCTGTTTTCAGTACAACAGTAGTTACTCTGAAAATGTATTTAGTTATGTAAATAACATTAATACTAGAGAAGGAGGAACTCATGTATCTGGTTTTAGATCTTCATTAACTAGAACCTTGAATGCATATGCAACTAAAAATAAACTGATAAAAAATGATAAGCTTTCACTAACTGGAGATGATTTTAAAGAAGGCTTAACTTGCGTAATTTCAATTAAAGTTCCAGAACCACAATTTGAAGGTCAAACCAAAACGAAACTTGGGAATGGGGAAGTTGAGGGAATTGTAAGATCAATTTTTAGTGAACAACTAAATCAATATTTAGAAGAAAACCCAAAATCAGGGAAAGCAATTATAGAAAAAGTTTTTATGGCAGCTGAGGCTCGTGAAGCAGCTAGGAAATCTCGTGATTTAGTTAGAAGGAAAAGTGCCTTAGAATCATCAACATTACCTGGTAAATTGGCTGATTGTTCTATTGAAGATCCAGATTTTTGTGAAATTTATTTGGTTGAAGGTGATTCAGCTGGTGGTTCAGCTAAAGGGGCTAGGGATAGAAGATCACAAGCAATTTTACCCCTACGTGGAAAAGTTCTTAATGTTCAAAAATCTAGATTAAGTAGAATCTTAGAGAATGAAGAAATTAGAAATATCTTTACAGCAATTGGTGCGGGTTTTGGAGAAACATTAGATATTACTAAAGTAAGATATGGTAAAATTATTATAATGGCAGATGCTGATGTTGATGGGCTTCATATTCGTACTTTATTATTGACTTTATTTTTCAATTATATGAGGGAAATTGTAGATGCGGGAAAAATATATTTAGCAATGCCACCTTTATATAAAATTAAAAAAGGGAAACAAGAAAGATATGCTTTTGATGACAAAGAAAGAGATGAAATTCTTGCATTGTTTAGGAAAGATACCAAAGTAAAAGTTGAAGATAATGAAAATGAAGATTCTAATGAAGAAGGTGTAGAAGAGATTGGAAGAACTCGAGATGGTATTGTAATATCACGATTTAAAGGTTTAGGAGAAATGAATCCAGATCAACTTTGGGCTACTACAATGAATCCTGAAGCAAGAACTTTACAACAAGTTAATATTGAAAGTGCTCAAGCAGCAGCTCATTGGTTTGAAACTTTGATGGGTGATGCTGTTGAACCTCGCCGTCAATTTATTGAAAGAAATGCTAAGTATGTTAAAAATTTAGATGTATAA
- a CDS encoding LPS-assembly protein LptD yields MKLNNSNSQQDTSITHSAKDSTIFDIAEKKMYLYGSAVFTRGKQVLTAEFITIDFGNSELFAEAKLDSSTNEYIGVPVFKDESNEFSSIKLSYNFKTKKGTLASAETKFGDGFYYGDKIKKVSDDTYFVKNATYTTCDAKHPHYYFYAPKMKVIANDKVFANNLVLFVADVPIFALPFGVYFPKTGGKQSGILIPTPLLGGSSKGVGLEKLGFFWAGNDYFDDLVTANIYSIGGYNITNYLRFRNKNWKLDRSDLTLTTGRSRYSLDESFVNNFIGNYQHEQRFGRYTRIGGNLQYSTSGASRNTASGTNRLEDVNSITQQEILSDFSFSTSGKNWALSASYSNRLNDFNSTIDESFPKLNLNLYNQIFLNLNQSSFINYKTNEITKRLPYLSISLPTWRPFENSSNDNGFLSNLSMSISTGYINEYIRSGFDSIKKSFNIDDSRKAVTINPSISFTPKIGYFTIEPSFRYSSSIFFRKTKKEFFISDSTIRTSQYDSAFHYTQSYSGSITISTKRYGIIQPRIFGINAIRHTYIPRITISYQPDFPQYFDSLYNPISNRFDLYSKFETDNYLGNSISKGQSALITYSLNNILDAKISQGDTLDDYRRQLMSLNINGSYNPLSYDGLKWGDIFIDASTDLGIIGSLSGNTSLSFYEKDSLGKKIPSLLFDSGKFPFITERSSLTFSTSFGSNGLNDLSQKKISDSLKPTRSRTSYKDTHFDIDEFTGEIVNGNHDFSIPWRIGFTGSYSLSRYLNSTENIFSIFTDFSLTLTPTLRLSANGSYDFRQGEFLIPNINITKDLHCWEMQLNYIPTGFLSGIYFKIGLKAPSLKDIKYEYRGY; encoded by the coding sequence ATGAAGCTGAATAATTCTAATTCACAACAAGATACATCAATAACTCATTCTGCAAAAGATAGTACTATATTTGATATTGCAGAAAAGAAAATGTATCTGTATGGATCTGCTGTGTTTACACGTGGGAAGCAAGTTCTAACTGCAGAATTCATAACTATTGACTTTGGGAACTCAGAGTTATTCGCTGAAGCAAAATTAGATTCCTCAACTAATGAATATATTGGTGTTCCTGTTTTTAAAGATGAATCAAATGAATTTTCATCTATAAAACTTAGCTATAATTTTAAAACTAAAAAAGGAACTTTAGCATCTGCTGAAACTAAATTTGGTGATGGGTTTTATTATGGAGATAAAATTAAAAAAGTGTCTGATGACACTTATTTTGTAAAGAATGCAACATATACAACTTGCGATGCAAAACATCCTCATTATTACTTTTATGCACCTAAAATGAAAGTAATTGCTAATGATAAAGTATTTGCTAACAATTTAGTTTTATTTGTTGCTGATGTCCCAATTTTCGCATTACCTTTTGGTGTTTACTTCCCTAAAACCGGTGGTAAACAATCTGGGATTCTCATACCTACCCCACTATTAGGAGGTTCAAGTAAAGGTGTTGGGCTAGAAAAATTGGGATTTTTTTGGGCGGGAAATGATTATTTCGATGATTTAGTTACAGCAAATATTTATAGTATTGGAGGATATAATATCACAAATTATTTACGGTTCAGGAACAAAAACTGGAAGTTAGATAGATCCGATTTGACATTAACAACGGGCAGATCTAGATATAGTTTAGATGAATCATTTGTAAATAACTTCATTGGTAATTATCAGCATGAACAAAGGTTTGGAAGATATACTAGGATTGGAGGGAACCTTCAATATTCAACTTCTGGAGCTTCAAGAAACACTGCATCAGGAACAAATAGATTAGAAGATGTAAACTCCATAACTCAGCAAGAAATATTATCTGATTTTTCTTTTTCAACATCAGGAAAAAACTGGGCACTTTCAGCTTCATATAGTAATCGATTAAATGATTTTAATTCTACAATTGATGAATCATTCCCTAAATTAAATCTAAATTTATACAACCAAATTTTTTTAAATTTAAATCAGAGCTCTTTTATTAATTATAAAACAAATGAAATTACAAAAAGGCTTCCCTATTTAAGTATTTCATTACCAACATGGAGACCTTTTGAAAATTCATCAAATGATAATGGCTTTTTAAGCAACCTATCAATGTCAATAAGTACTGGATATATAAATGAATATATTAGATCAGGATTTGATTCAATAAAAAAATCTTTTAATATAGATGATTCCAGAAAAGCTGTAACCATTAACCCTTCAATTTCTTTCACTCCAAAAATTGGTTATTTTACAATAGAGCCAAGTTTCAGATATTCAAGTAGTATATTTTTTAGAAAAACTAAAAAAGAATTTTTTATATCAGATTCTACTATTCGAACATCTCAATATGATTCAGCATTTCATTACACTCAAAGTTATAGTGGTAGCATAACAATATCAACTAAAAGATATGGAATTATTCAACCTAGAATTTTTGGAATAAATGCTATTAGGCATACTTACATTCCAAGAATTACTATTTCTTATCAGCCAGATTTTCCACAATATTTTGATTCCCTGTATAATCCAATTTCAAATAGATTTGATTTATATTCAAAATTTGAAACTGATAATTATTTAGGTAACAGTATTTCAAAAGGACAATCGGCGTTGATTACATATAGTTTAAATAATATCTTAGATGCTAAAATTTCTCAAGGAGATACATTAGATGATTATAGAAGACAACTAATGAGTTTGAATATTAATGGAAGTTATAATCCATTAAGTTACGATGGGTTAAAATGGGGAGATATTTTTATTGATGCCTCAACTGACTTAGGAATTATAGGAAGTTTAAGTGGTAATACAAGCTTGTCATTTTATGAAAAAGATTCTTTAGGAAAAAAGATTCCTAGTCTTTTGTTTGATTCAGGTAAATTTCCATTTATAACTGAAAGATCTAGCTTAACTTTTAGTACAAGTTTTGGTAGTAATGGATTAAATGATTTAAGTCAAAAGAAAATTTCAGATTCTTTAAAACCAACTAGAAGCAGAACAAGTTATAAAGATACCCACTTTGATATTGATGAATTTACAGGTGAAATTGTAAATGGTAATCATGATTTTTCAATACCTTGGAGAATAGGATTTACAGGTAGTTATAGCCTTAGCAGATATCTAAATTCAACAGAAAATATATTTTCAATCTTTACAGATTTTTCTTTAACATTAACACCAACATTACGTTTATCTGCAAACGGTAGTTACGATTTCAGGCAAGGTGAGTTTTTAATTCCAAACATTAACATTACTAAAGATTTGCACTGTTGGGAAATGCAATTGAATTATATACCTACTGGATTTTTATCGGGTATTTATTTTAAAATTGGACTAAAAGCACCTTCTTTAAAGGATATAAAATATGAGTATCGAGGGTATTAA
- a CDS encoding NAD(P)H-dependent glycerol-3-phosphate dehydrogenase, with protein MKTTVGVIGNGSWGTALAIHLANKDIDTFLWSRSKDQIELMNDDRENKKYLPGVKFPEKLNVTGNLIYALNCKIILCAIPTQFIRSTLSNVPDDLFKNKILISASKGIEVESLLRISEIFVQTHQIDINNFICLSGPSHAEEMSRGIPTTLVSASLNEDIAKKIVRLFSNENLRVYESHDLIGVELGGALKNVIAVCAGIIDGVGYGDNTKAALITRGLAEITRLGISLGAEAHTFSGLAGMGDLVVTCTSKHSRNRFVGEQIGKGKKLSQIIQEMNMIAEGIATTESAFKYAKKNKVELPITNQVYEILFKDKDPKKAIYELMTRSSKKEIWV; from the coding sequence TTGAAAACAACAGTTGGTGTTATAGGAAATGGTAGTTGGGGAACAGCTTTAGCAATTCATTTGGCTAATAAAGATATTGATACATTCCTTTGGTCAAGAAGTAAAGATCAGATTGAATTAATGAATGATGATAGGGAAAATAAAAAATATTTACCTGGAGTTAAGTTCCCAGAAAAACTAAATGTTACTGGTAATTTGATTTATGCCTTAAATTGTAAAATAATTCTTTGTGCAATTCCTACTCAATTTATAAGATCAACACTTTCAAATGTTCCAGATGATTTGTTTAAAAATAAGATTTTGATAAGTGCTTCTAAAGGAATTGAAGTTGAATCACTTTTAAGAATATCTGAAATTTTTGTACAAACTCATCAGATAGATATTAATAATTTTATTTGTTTATCAGGTCCTAGTCACGCTGAAGAAATGAGTCGAGGAATTCCTACAACTCTAGTTTCTGCAAGTTTGAATGAAGATATTGCAAAAAAAATTGTAAGATTATTTTCAAATGAAAACCTAAGGGTTTATGAAAGTCATGATTTGATTGGAGTTGAATTAGGTGGAGCATTAAAAAATGTTATTGCAGTTTGTGCTGGTATAATTGATGGAGTAGGCTATGGTGATAATACTAAAGCAGCTTTGATAACCCGTGGTTTAGCTGAGATAACAAGATTAGGAATAAGTTTAGGTGCAGAAGCTCATACTTTTAGTGGCTTAGCTGGTATGGGTGATTTAGTTGTAACTTGCACAAGTAAACATAGTAGAAATAGATTTGTTGGAGAGCAAATAGGAAAAGGTAAAAAACTATCTCAGATTATTCAAGAAATGAATATGATAGCTGAAGGAATTGCAACTACAGAATCTGCTTTTAAGTATGCTAAAAAAAATAAAGTAGAACTACCAATCACAAATCAAGTTTATGAAATATTATTTAAAGATAAAGACCCTAAAAAAGCAATTTATGAATTAATGACTAGGTCATCAAAAAAAGAAATTTGGGTTTAA